The following are encoded in a window of Plasmodium cynomolgi strain B DNA, chromosome 4, whole genome shotgun sequence genomic DNA:
- a CDS encoding Pv-fam-b protein (putative), which translates to MMFSILPKISMLVFLLLACQYDNSLSTCRADSKKEKTIQLKTSKQLLEQIDKELESIFNSKLNLSINNEPTPEDQSNVETVHKESLSKDVEKEISLEGGQNLSSSVDNEILEKTENKEILKSPKHEEGIKENQDIFNPLKQKIANFQMINVADYTKKFGETFEKIKSMKDKALSGGMTSVMEYQKRIDEALEKINMMKENFMKQKVKDEEALKLVDYKKKIDDVFEKINMIKENLMKPKIKDEEVPKVVDDQKALKENSGFIKTEQNAVLPPSLDSMKPIKAKKIVIPNPIGMLDSQIEKILFNTYSYVDACEDNPDISANQLRLVKLKKYGIIISLPFVFALCGAVFFAEESLHFLTVIFFSLGIIISLYNLVKVLKYDIKAHGIHKPVFMDYLKSFKRCIT; encoded by the exons atgatgttctccattttgccgAAAATTTCTATGCTAGTCTTTTTGCTATTAGCATGTCAGTATGATAACAGCTTG agcaCATGTAGAGCAgattcaaaaaaggaaaaaacaatcCAACTGAAAACTAGTAAACAATTATTAGAACAAATCGACAAGGAACTTGAATCAATATTTAACTCAAAATTGAACTTGAGCATAAATAATGAGCCAACCCCAGAAGATCAAAGTAATGTTGAAACTGTGCATAAAGAGTCCCTGTCAAAAGATGTGGAGAAAGAAATTTCATTAGAAGGTGGACAAAATTTAAGCTCTTCCGTTGACAATGAAATATTAGAAAAAACTGAgaacaaagaaatattaaaaagtcCGAAACATGAAGAaggaataaaagaaaatcagGATATATTTAATCCtttgaagcaaaaaatagcaaacttCCAAATGATTAATGTAGCAGATTATACAAAGAAGTTTGGGGAAACTTTCGAAAAGATTAAATCAATGAAAGATAAGGCATTGAGTGGGGGAATGACCAGTGTGATGGAATATCAAAAGAGGATAGATGAAgcacttgaaaaaattaatatgatgaaagaaaattttatgaaacaGAAGGTAAAGGACGAAGAAGCACTTAAATTGGTggattataaaaagaagataGATGAtgtatttgaaaaaattaatatgataaaggaaaatttaatgaaaccGAAGATAAAGGACGAAGAAGTACCTAAAGTGGTGGATGATCAAAAGGccttaaaagaaaatagtgGTTTTATCAAAACAGAGCAGAACGctgttcttcccccctccttAGACAGTATGAAACCCATTAAGGCAAAGAAAATAGTCATACCTAACCCTATCGGAATGCTGGACTCtcaaatagaaaaaatattatttaatacgTACAGTTACGTGGATGCATGTGAAGACAATCCAGATATTAGCGCAAATCAACTTAGGCTGGTGAAACTTAAGAAATATGGTATCATAATCTCCTTACCCTTTGTATTCGCATTATGCGGAGCGGTATTTTTTGCGGAAGAaagtttgcattttttgaccgttatatttttctccttaggCATAATAATATCTTTGTACAACCTTGTAAAGGTATTGAAATATGACATTAAAGCCCACGGTATACATAAGCCTGTTTTCATGGATTACTTGAAAAGCTTTAAAAGATGTATAACATGA